A region of Candidatus Neomarinimicrobiota bacterium DNA encodes the following proteins:
- a CDS encoding methyltransferase domain-containing protein, with protein MNTDKDSKILSPYAYSFEHTDVERHSKKDFTTIKDFIGEKKDFGQVLDIGDENPVSEKLSSNYNINISQTDIDLDIEKLNGTFDTVFCFEVVEHLFNPLHLLLEINKVLVDGGTLYLSTPKRRPHFMWYKYHFHEFSKEELENLINRAGFKIKRMDYKMSGRPLIGYFRGIRPILRLFLERKCLLEIIKV; from the coding sequence ATGAATACGGACAAAGATTCTAAAATATTAAGCCCATATGCATATAGTTTTGAGCATACTGATGTAGAAAGACATTCAAAAAAAGACTTCACAACAATTAAAGATTTTATTGGAGAAAAAAAAGATTTTGGTCAGGTGCTAGATATAGGTGATGAAAACCCTGTATCGGAAAAATTATCATCAAATTATAATATCAATATTAGTCAAACCGATATTGACTTGGATATTGAAAAATTAAATGGGACCTTTGATACAGTATTTTGTTTCGAAGTAGTGGAACATTTATTTAATCCTCTACACTTATTGCTCGAGATAAATAAGGTATTAGTTGATGGTGGTACTTTGTATTTAAGCACTCCGAAAAGACGACCGCATTTTATGTGGTACAAATACCATTTCCATGAATTTAGTAAAGAAGAGTTAGAGAATCTTATCAACCGGGCAGGATTTAAAATAAAACGGATGGATTATAAAATGTCCGGGCGCCCGTTAATTGGATACTTCAGAGGAATTCGTCCAATTCTAAGGCTATTTCTCGAAAGGAAATGCTTACTCGAAATAATAAAAGTGTGA